A single window of Helicobacter pylori DNA harbors:
- the nusB gene encoding transcription antitermination factor NusB produces the protein MATRTQARGAVVELLYAFESGNEEIKKIASSMLEEKKIKNNQLAFALSLFNGVLEKINEIDALIEPHLKDWDFKRLGSMEKAILRLGAYEIGFTPTQNPIIINECIELGKLYAEPNTPKFLNAILDSLSKKLAQKPLN, from the coding sequence ATGGCGACACGAACTCAAGCCAGGGGGGCTGTGGTTGAATTGTTGTATGCGTTTGAGAGCGGTAATGAAGAAATTAAAAAAATCGCTTCCAGCATGCTAGAAGAAAAAAAGATTAAAAATAACCAATTGGCTTTTGCCTTAAGCCTTTTTAATGGCGTGTTAGAAAAAATCAATGAGATTGACGCTCTTATTGAACCGCATTTGAAAGACTGGGATTTCAAGCGATTAGGGAGCATGGAAAAGGCGATTTTGCGCTTAGGAGCGTATGAAATTGGCTTCACGCCCACACAAAACCCTATCATCATCAATGAATGCATAGAGCTTGGCAAACTCTACGCTGAGCCTAACACCCCTAAATTTTTAAACGCTATCTTGGATTCTTTGAGCAAAAAGCTCGCTCAAAAACCCTTGAATTAA
- the ribH gene encoding 6,7-dimethyl-8-ribityllumazine synthase, with amino-acid sequence MQIIEGKLQLQGNEKIAILTSRFNHIITDRLKEGAMDCFKRHGGDEDLLDLVLVPGAYELPLILDKLLESEKYDGVCVLGAIIRGGTPHFDYVSAEATKGIASAMLKYSMPVSFGVLTTDNIEQAIERAGSKAGNKGFEAMSTLIELLSLCQTLKG; translated from the coding sequence ATGCAAATCATAGAAGGGAAATTGCAATTACAAGGGAATGAAAAAATCGCTATTTTAACCTCGCGCTTCAATCATATCATCACAGACAGATTAAAAGAAGGAGCGATGGATTGCTTTAAAAGGCATGGGGGCGATGAGGATCTTTTAGATCTCGTGCTGGTACCTGGGGCTTATGAATTGCCTTTGATTTTAGACAAATTGTTAGAGAGCGAAAAATACGATGGCGTGTGCGTTTTAGGAGCCATTATTAGAGGGGGGACTCCGCATTTTGACTACGTGAGCGCGGAAGCGACTAAGGGCATTGCCAGCGCGATGTTAAAATACAGCATGCCGGTAAGCTTTGGCGTGCTGACCACAGACAATATTGAACAAGCGATTGAAAGAGCGGGCAGTAAAGCCGGCAATAAGGGCTTTGAAGCGATGAGCACCCTCATTGAATTGTTGAGTTTGTGCCAAACTCTCAAGGGTTAA
- the kdsA gene encoding 3-deoxy-8-phosphooctulonate synthase, with translation MKTSSTKTPKSVLIAGPCVIESLENLRSIAIKLQPLANNERLDFYFKASFDKANRTSLESYRGPGLEKGLEMLQIIKEEFGYKILTDVHESYQASAAAKVADILQIPAFLCRQTDLIVAVSQTNAVVNIKKGQFMNPKDMQYSVLKALKTRDSSIQSPTYETALKNGVWLCERGSSFGYGNLVVDMRSLKIMREFAPVIFDATHSVQMPGGANGKSSGDSSFAPILARATAAVGIDGLFAETHIDPKNALSDGANMLKPDELEHLVTDMLKIQNLF, from the coding sequence ATGAAAACTTCTAGCACAAAAACCCCTAAATCCGTTTTAATCGCTGGGCCATGCGTCATTGAGAGCTTAGAAAATCTAAGAAGTATCGCTATTAAATTGCAACCCCTAGCCAACAACGAGCGGTTGGATTTTTATTTTAAAGCGAGTTTTGATAAGGCTAACCGCACGAGTTTGGAGAGCTACAGAGGGCCTGGTTTAGAAAAAGGCTTAGAAATGTTACAAATTATCAAAGAGGAATTTGGCTATAAAATTTTAACCGATGTGCATGAGAGTTATCAAGCAAGCGCAGCGGCCAAAGTAGCGGATATTTTACAAATCCCGGCGTTTTTGTGCCGCCAAACGGATCTGATTGTAGCAGTGAGCCAAACTAACGCTGTTGTCAATATCAAAAAAGGGCAATTCATGAACCCAAAAGACATGCAATATTCTGTCTTAAAAGCCCTTAAAACGAGAGATAGTAGCATTCAAAGCCCCACTTATGAAACGGCGTTAAAAAATGGCGTGTGGCTGTGCGAAAGGGGGAGCAGCTTTGGGTATGGGAATTTAGTGGTGGATATGCGCTCTTTAAAAATCATGCGAGAGTTTGCCCCTGTGATTTTTGACGCTACCCATAGCGTGCAAATGCCAGGAGGAGCGAACGGGAAAAGTTCAGGGGACAGCTCTTTTGCCCCTATTTTAGCCAGAGCGACGGCGGCGGTGGGGATTGATGGGTTATTCGCTGAAACACACATTGATCCTAAAAACGCCCTAAGCGATGGGGCGAACATGCTCAAACCTGATGAGTTAGAACACTTAGTAACCGACATGTTAAAAATCCAAAATTTATTTTAA
- a CDS encoding carbonic anhydrase, which produces MKAFLGALEFQENEYEELKELYESLKTKQKPHTLFISCVDSRVVPNLITGTKPGELYVIRNMGNVIPPKTSHKESLSTMASVEYAIAHVGIQNLIICGHSDCGACGSIHLIHDETTKAKTPYIANWIQFLEPIKEELKDHPQFSNHSAKRSWLTERLNVRLQLNNLLSYDFIQERVMDNELKIFGWHYIIETGRIYNYNFESHFFEPIEETIKQRKSHENF; this is translated from the coding sequence GTGAAAGCGTTTTTAGGAGCGTTAGAGTTTCAAGAGAATGAATATGAAGAGCTTAAAGAGCTTTATGAGAGCTTAAAAACCAAGCAAAAGCCCCACACTTTGTTCATTTCTTGCGTGGATTCACGAGTCGTGCCTAATCTAATCACTGGCACCAAACCGGGCGAATTGTATGTGATCCGCAACATGGGCAATGTGATCCCCCCTAAAACAAGCCATAAAGAATCCCTTTCTACTATGGCGAGCGTTGAATACGCTATCGCGCATGTGGGGATTCAAAACTTAATCATTTGCGGGCATAGCGATTGTGGGGCTTGCGGGAGTATTCATTTGATCCATGATGAAACCACCAAAGCTAAAACCCCTTACATTGCAAACTGGATACAATTCTTAGAGCCTATTAAAGAAGAATTGAAAGATCACCCGCAATTCAGCAACCATTCCGCCAAGCGTTCATGGCTTACAGAGCGTTTGAACGTGCGCTTGCAACTCAACAACCTCTTAAGCTATGATTTCATTCAAGAAAGAGTGATGGATAACGAATTAAAAATTTTTGGTTGGCACTATATCATAGAAACAGGCAGGATTTATAATTATAATTTTGAAAGCCATTTTTTTGAGCCGATTGAAGAAACCATTAAACAAAGGAAAAGTCATGAAAACTTCTAG
- the pyrF gene encoding orotidine-5'-phosphate decarboxylase, translating into MQLCVALDLEKKEDNLSLLQELKGLELWAKVGLRSFIRDGATFLDEIRKIDENFKIFLDLKLYDIPYTMANAALECAKLEIDMLTVHLSSAKSALTILMQRLNALKKRPLIMGVSALTSFSEEEFLSVYNTPLKTQAIKLSAMGKGSGIDGVVCSVFESLAIKEALGKNFLTLTPGIRLDKNDKEDQERVANAKEAKQNLSDFIVVGRPIYQAKEPREVVLELLKDC; encoded by the coding sequence ATGCAATTATGTGTCGCATTAGATTTAGAAAAAAAAGAGGACAATCTTTCTTTATTGCAAGAATTGAAGGGTTTAGAGTTATGGGCTAAGGTGGGGCTTAGATCTTTTATAAGAGACGGGGCGACTTTTTTAGATGAAATCAGAAAGATTGATGAAAATTTTAAGATTTTTTTGGATTTGAAGCTCTATGATATCCCTTATACCATGGCAAATGCCGCGCTAGAATGCGCGAAATTAGAAATTGACATGCTCACCGTGCATTTGAGCAGCGCTAAAAGCGCGCTAACCATTTTAATGCAACGCTTAAACGCTCTTAAAAAACGCCCCTTAATCATGGGCGTGAGCGCTTTAACTAGCTTTAGCGAAGAGGAATTTTTGAGCGTGTATAACACCCCTTTAAAAACGCAAGCGATAAAATTGAGCGCTATGGGCAAAGGAAGCGGGATTGATGGGGTGGTGTGTTCGGTGTTTGAAAGCTTGGCGATTAAAGAGGCTTTAGGTAAAAACTTTTTGACTTTAACCCCTGGCATAAGGCTGGATAAAAATGATAAAGAAGATCAAGAAAGGGTGGCGAACGCTAAAGAAGCTAAACAAAATTTAAGCGATTTTATCGTGGTGGGCCGCCCCATTTATCAAGCTAAAGAGCCTAGAGAAGTGGTTTTAGAGCTTTTAAAGGATTGTTAA
- the panC gene encoding pantoate--beta-alanine ligase codes for MRVLETIAALRECRKSLKESVGFVPTMGALHKGHQSLIERSLKENPHTIVSVFVNPTQFGTNEDFSAYPRPLEKDLALCEKLGVSAVFAPKIGEMYPYEAEQRLKLYAPTFLSHSLEGAVRKGHFDGVVQVVLKLFHLVNPTRAYFGKKDAQQLLIIQHLVQDLLLDIEIAPCEIVRDSDHLALSSRNVYLNATERKQALAIPKALENIQQAIDKGEKACEKLKKLGLEILKNLEVDYLEFCNHKLEPLKTIEPANTLVLVAARVGKTRLLDNLWV; via the coding sequence ATGCGGGTGTTAGAAACGATTGCTGCTTTAAGAGAGTGTCGTAAAAGTTTGAAAGAAAGCGTGGGGTTTGTGCCGACTATGGGGGCTTTACACAAAGGGCATCAAAGCTTGATAGAAAGGAGTTTGAAAGAAAATCCCCACACGATTGTAAGCGTTTTTGTCAATCCCACGCAATTTGGGACTAATGAGGATTTTAGCGCTTACCCGCGCCCTTTAGAAAAGGATTTGGCTTTGTGTGAAAAATTAGGCGTTAGTGCGGTGTTTGCGCCTAAAATTGGCGAAATGTATCCCTATGAAGCAGAGCAACGCCTGAAACTCTACGCCCCTACATTTTTATCCCATTCTTTAGAGGGAGCGGTGCGTAAGGGGCATTTTGATGGGGTGGTTCAGGTCGTGTTAAAATTGTTCCATCTTGTTAATCCCACTAGAGCGTATTTTGGTAAAAAGGACGCCCAACAGCTTTTAATTATCCAGCATTTAGTCCAAGATTTGCTTTTAGACATTGAAATAGCGCCATGCGAGATCGTGCGCGATAGCGATCATTTGGCTTTAAGCTCTAGGAATGTGTATTTGAATGCCACAGAAAGAAAACAAGCCCTAGCCATTCCAAAAGCTTTAGAAAATATCCAGCAGGCCATAGATAAGGGCGAAAAAGCGTGCGAAAAACTGAAAAAACTAGGGCTTGAAATTTTAAAAAATTTAGAAGTGGATTATTTGGAATTTTGCAACCACAAGCTAGAGCCTTTAAAAACCATAGAGCCGGCTAACACGCTGGTTTTAGTGGCGGCTCGTGTGGGTAAAACCAGGCTTTTAGATAATTTGTGGGTGTAG
- the hopZ gene encoding Hop family adhesin HopZ, with the protein MYQISITQFNFKENIYEKNPFTLSLATSLLNAEDNGFFISAGYQIGEAAQMVKNTGELKKLSDTYENLSNLLNNFNNLNQAVTNASSPSEINAAIDNLKANTQGLIGEKTNSPAYQAVYLALNAAVGLWNVIAYNVQCGPGKSGQQSVTFEDQPGHDSSSINCNLTGYNNGVSGPLSIDNMKTLNNAYQAIQQALKEGKGFPVLDNAGKQVTIKITTQTNGQTSKETTTITNDAQTLLQEASKMISVLTTNCPWVNHNPRQNGGAPWGLDTAGNVCQVFATEFSAVTSMIKNAQEIVTQAQSLNANQNNQNAPQDFNPYTSADRAFAQNMLNHAQAQAKMLELADQMKKDLNTIPSQFITNYLAACRNGGGTLPDAGVTNNTWGAGCAYVGETITALNNSLAHFGTQAEQIKQSELLARTILDFRGSLSTLNNTYNSITTTASNTPNSPFLKNLISQSTNPNNPGGLQAVYQVNQSAYSQLLSATQELGHNPFRRVGLISSQTNNGAMNGIGVQVGYKQFFGEKRRWGLRYYGFFDYNHAYIKSSFFNSASDVFTYGVGTDVLYNFINGKATKNSKISFGVFGGIALAGTSWLNSQYVNLATFNNFYSAKMNVANFQFLFNLGLRMNLAKNKKKASDHAAQHGVELGVKIPTINTNYYSLLGTQLQYRRLYSVYLNYVFAY; encoded by the coding sequence ATGTATCAAATCTCAATCACTCAATTTAATTTCAAGGAGAATATTTATGAAAAAAACCCTTTTACTCTCTCTCTCGCCACTTCGCTTTTAAACGCTGAAGACAACGGCTTTTTTATCAGCGCGGGCTATCAAATCGGTGAAGCCGCTCAAATGGTGAAAAACACCGGCGAATTGAAAAAACTCTCAGACACTTATGAGAATTTGAGCAACCTTTTAAACAATTTTAACAACCTCAATCAGGCGGTAACGAACGCGAGCAGCCCTTCAGAAATCAATGCTGCGATCGATAATTTAAAAGCCAACACGCAAGGGCTAATTGGCGAAAAAACCAATTCCCCGGCGTATCAAGCGGTGTATTTGGCGCTCAATGCAGCGGTGGGGCTGTGGAATGTGATAGCCTATAATGTCCAATGCGGTCCTGGTAAAAGTGGGCAACAAAGCGTGACTTTTGAGGACCAGCCAGGACACGATTCAAGTTCCATTAATTGCAATTTAACCGGTTATAACAACGGGGTTAGCGGCCCTTTAAGCATTGATAACATGAAAACGCTTAACAACGCCTATCAAGCTATCCAACAGGCTTTAAAGGAAGGGAAAGGGTTTCCTGTCTTGGATAATGCAGGAAAACAAGTAACTATAAAGATAACAACGCAAACTAATGGGCAAACTAGTAAAGAAACTACTACTATTACTAATGACGCTCAAACCCTTTTGCAAGAAGCCAGTAAAATGATAAGCGTCCTCACTACAAACTGCCCATGGGTAAATCACAATCCAAGACAAAATGGAGGCGCGCCGTGGGGTTTAGATACGGCAGGGAACGTGTGTCAGGTTTTTGCCACGGAGTTTAGCGCCGTTACTAGCATGATCAAAAACGCCCAAGAAATCGTAACGCAAGCTCAAAGCCTTAACGCTAACCAAAACAATCAAAACGCGCCACAAGATTTCAACCCTTACACCTCTGCTGATAGGGCTTTCGCTCAAAACATGCTCAATCATGCGCAAGCGCAAGCCAAGATGCTTGAACTAGCCGATCAAATGAAAAAAGACCTTAACACTATCCCAAGCCAATTTATCACAAATTACTTGGCAGCTTGCCGCAATGGGGGTGGGACATTACCTGATGCAGGGGTTACTAACAACACTTGGGGAGCCGGTTGCGCGTATGTGGGAGAGACGATAACGGCTTTAAACAACAGCCTTGCGCATTTTGGCACTCAAGCCGAGCAAATCAAGCAATCTGAGTTGTTGGCGCGCACGATACTTGATTTTAGAGGCAGTCTTAGCACTTTAAACAACACTTATAACAGCATCACCACGACCGCTTCAAACACGCCTAATTCCCCATTCCTTAAAAATTTGATAAGCCAATCCACTAACCCTAATAACCCCGGGGGCTTACAGGCCGTTTATCAAGTCAACCAAAGCGCTTATTCGCAATTATTAAGCGCCACGCAAGAATTAGGGCATAACCCTTTCAGACGCGTTGGATTAATCAGCTCTCAAACCAACAATGGTGCCATGAATGGGATCGGCGTGCAAGTGGGCTATAAACAATTTTTTGGCGAAAAAAGAAGATGGGGATTAAGGTATTACGGCTTTTTTGACTACAACCATGCTTATATCAAATCCAGCTTTTTCAACTCCGCCTCTGATGTGTTCACTTATGGGGTAGGAACAGATGTCCTCTATAACTTCATCAATGGCAAAGCCACCAAAAACAGCAAAATTTCTTTTGGGGTGTTTGGCGGGATTGCGTTAGCCGGCACTTCGTGGCTGAATTCTCAATACGTGAATTTAGCAACCTTCAATAATTTCTATAGCGCTAAAATGAATGTGGCGAATTTCCAATTCTTATTCAACTTGGGCTTGAGGATGAATCTCGCTAAAAACAAAAAGAAAGCGAGCGATCATGCGGCTCAGCATGGCGTGGAACTAGGCGTGAAGATCCCTACTATTAACACCAATTACTATTCTTTACTAGGCACTCAACTCCAATACCGAAGATTGTATAGCGTGTATTTGAATTATGTGTTTGCTTACTAA
- the groL gene encoding chaperonin GroEL (60 kDa chaperone family; promotes refolding of misfolded polypeptides especially under stressful conditions; forms two stacked rings of heptamers to form a barrel-shaped 14mer; ends can be capped by GroES; misfolded proteins enter the barrel where they are refolded when GroES binds), giving the protein MAKEIKFSDSARNLLFEGVRQLHDAVKVTMGPRGRNVLIQKSYGAPSITKDGVSVAKEIELSCPVANMGAQLVKEVASKTADAAGDGTTTATVLAYSIFKEGLRNITAGANPIEVKRGMDKAAEAIINELKKASKKVGGKEEITQVATISANSDHNIGKLIADAMEKVGKDGVITVEEAKGIEDELDVVEGMQFDRGYLSPYFVTNAEKMTAQLDNAYILLTDKKISSMKDILPLLEKTMKEGKPLLIIAEDIEGEALTTLVVNKLRGVLNIAAVKAPGFGDRRKEMLKDIAILTGGQVISEELGLSLENAEVEFLGKAGRIVIDKDNTTIVDGKGHSDDVKDRVAQIKTQIASTTSDYDKEKLQERLAKLSGGVAVIKVGAASEVEMKEKKDRVDDALSATKAAVEEGIVIGGGAALIRAAQKVHLNLHDDEKVGYEIIMRAIKAPLAQIAINAGYDGGVVVNEVEKHEGHFGFNASNGKYVDMFKEGIIDPLKVERIALQNAVSVSSLLLTTEATVHEIKEEKAAPAMPDMGGMGGMGGMM; this is encoded by the coding sequence ATGGCAAAAGAAATCAAATTTTCAGATAGCGCAAGAAACCTTTTATTTGAAGGCGTGAGACAACTCCATGACGCTGTCAAAGTAACCATGGGGCCAAGAGGCAGGAACGTGTTGATCCAAAAAAGCTATGGCGCTCCAAGCATCACCAAAGACGGCGTGAGCGTGGCTAAAGAGATTGAATTAAGTTGCCCGGTGGCTAACATGGGCGCCCAACTCGTTAAAGAAGTAGCGAGCAAAACCGCTGATGCTGCCGGCGATGGCACGACCACCGCAACCGTGCTGGCTTATAGCATTTTTAAAGAAGGTTTGAGGAACATCACGGCTGGGGCTAACCCTATTGAAGTGAAACGAGGCATGGATAAAGCCGCTGAAGCGATCATTAATGAGCTTAAAAAAGCGAGCAAAAAAGTGGGCGGTAAAGAAGAAATCACCCAAGTAGCGACCATTTCTGCAAACTCCGATCACAATATTGGGAAACTCATCGCTGACGCTATGGAAAAAGTGGGCAAAGACGGCGTGATCACCGTTGAAGAAGCTAAGGGCATTGAAGATGAATTAGATGTCGTAGAGGGCATGCAATTTGATAGAGGCTACCTCTCCCCTTATTTTGTAACCAACGCTGAGAAAATGACCGCTCAATTGGATAACGCTTACATCCTTTTAACGGATAAAAAAATCTCTAGCATGAAGGACATCCTCCCCCTACTAGAAAAAACCATGAAAGAGGGCAAACCGCTTTTAATCATCGCTGAAGACATTGAGGGCGAAGCTTTAACGACTCTAGTGGTGAATAAATTAAGAGGCGTGTTGAATATCGCAGCGGTTAAAGCTCCAGGCTTTGGGGACAGGAGAAAAGAAATGCTCAAAGACATCGCTATTTTAACCGGCGGTCAAGTCATTAGCGAAGAATTAGGCTTGAGTCTAGAAAACGCTGAAGTGGAGTTTTTAGGCAAAGCCGGAAGGATTGTGATTGACAAAGACAACACCACGATCGTAGATGGCAAAGGCCATAGCGATGACGTTAAAGACAGAGTCGCGCAAATCAAAACCCAAATTGCAAGCACGACAAGCGATTATGACAAAGAAAAATTGCAAGAAAGGTTGGCTAAACTCTCTGGCGGTGTGGCTGTGATCAAAGTGGGCGCTGCGAGTGAAGTGGAAATGAAAGAGAAAAAAGACCGGGTGGATGACGCGTTGAGCGCGACTAAAGCGGCGGTTGAAGAAGGCATTGTGATTGGCGGCGGTGCGGCCCTCATTCGCGCGGCTCAAAAAGTGCATTTGAATTTGCACGATGATGAAAAAGTGGGCTATGAAATCATCATGCGCGCCATTAAAGCCCCATTAGCTCAAATCGCTATCAATGCCGGTTATGATGGCGGTGTGGTCGTGAATGAAGTAGAAAAACACGAAGGGCATTTTGGTTTTAACGCTAGCAATGGCAAGTATGTGGACATGTTTAAAGAAGGCATTATTGACCCCCTAAAAGTAGAAAGGATCGCTTTACAAAATGCGGTTTCGGTTTCAAGCCTGCTTTTAACCACAGAAGCCACCGTGCATGAAATCAAAGAAGAAAAAGCGGCCCCAGCAATGCCTGATATGGGTGGTATGGGCGGTATGGGCGGCATGATGTAA
- the groES gene encoding co-chaperone GroES produces MKFQPLGERVLVERLEEENKTSSGIIIPDNAKEKPLMGVIKAVSHKISEGCKCVKEGDVIAFGKYKGAEIVLDGVEYMVLELEDILGIVGSGSCCHTGNHDHKHAKEHEACCHDHKKH; encoded by the coding sequence ATGAAGTTTCAACCATTAGGAGAAAGGGTCTTAGTAGAAAGACTTGAAGAAGAGAACAAAACCAGTTCAGGCATCATCATCCCTGATAACGCTAAAGAAAAGCCTTTAATGGGCGTAATCAAAGCCGTTAGCCATAAAATCAGTGAGGGTTGCAAATGCGTTAAAGAAGGCGATGTGATCGCTTTTGGCAAATACAAAGGTGCAGAAATCGTTTTAGACGGCGTTGAATACATGGTGCTAGAACTAGAAGACATTCTAGGTATTGTGGGCTCAGGCTCTTGTTGTCATACAGGTAATCATGACCATAAGCATGCTAAAGAGCATGAAGCTTGCTGTCATGATCACAAAAAACACTAA
- the dnaG gene encoding DNA primase translates to MILKSSIDRLLQTIDIVEVISSYVDLRKSGSSYMACCPFHEERSASFSVNQIKGFYHCFGCGASGDSIKFVMEFEKLSFVEALEKLAHRFNIVLEHDKGVYYDHKEDYHLLEMVSSLYQEELFNAPFFLNYLQKRGLSLESIKAFKLGLCTHRIDYGIENKGLNKDKLIELGVLGKSDNDQKTYLRFLDRIMFPIYSPSAQVVGFGGRTLKEKAAKYINSPQNKLFDKSSLLYGYHLAKEHIYKQKQVIVTEGYLDVILLHQAGFKNAIATLGTALTPSHLPLLKKGDPEILLSYDGDKAGRNAAYKASLMLAKEQRKGGVILFENNLDPADMIANGQIETLKDLLSRPMAFIEFVLRCMAGSYVLDDPLEKDKALKEMLGFLKNFSLLLQSEYKPLIATLLQAPLHVLGIREPASFQPFYSKTEKPNLAQKFAHVSNTLSLEFLEKLVIRYLLEDRSLLDLAVGYIHSGVFLHKKQEFDALCQEKLDDPKLVALLLDANLPLKKGGFEKELRLLILRYFERQLKEIPKSSLPFSEKMIFLKKARQAIMKLKQGELVAI, encoded by the coding sequence ATGATTCTTAAAAGTTCCATTGATCGCCTTTTACAAACGATAGACATTGTAGAAGTCATTAGCTCTTATGTGGATTTGAGGAAATCAGGTTCTAGCTACATGGCTTGTTGCCCTTTTCATGAAGAAAGGAGCGCGAGTTTTAGCGTCAATCAAATTAAGGGGTTTTACCATTGCTTTGGGTGTGGGGCGAGCGGGGATAGCATTAAATTTGTGATGGAGTTTGAAAAGCTTTCGTTTGTGGAAGCATTAGAGAAATTAGCCCACCGATTCAATATAGTTTTAGAGCATGACAAAGGCGTTTATTACGATCATAAAGAAGATTACCACCTTTTAGAAATGGTGAGTTCGTTGTATCAAGAAGAGCTTTTTAACGCCCCATTTTTTTTGAATTATTTGCAAAAAAGAGGGCTTAGCCTAGAGAGCATCAAAGCGTTTAAATTAGGCTTATGCACGCATAGAATTGATTACGGCATTGAAAATAAAGGCTTGAATAAGGACAAGCTCATTGAATTGGGCGTGCTAGGCAAGAGCGATAACGATCAGAAAACCTATTTGCGCTTTTTGGATCGCATCATGTTCCCTATTTATAGCCCTAGCGCTCAAGTGGTGGGCTTTGGAGGGCGCACCTTAAAAGAAAAAGCGGCTAAGTATATCAATTCGCCCCAAAATAAGCTTTTTGATAAATCCAGCTTGCTCTATGGCTACCATTTGGCTAAAGAACACATCTATAAACAAAAGCAAGTCATCGTTACAGAAGGGTATTTGGATGTGATTTTATTGCACCAAGCGGGTTTTAAAAACGCCATAGCCACGCTTGGGACAGCTTTAACGCCATCGCATTTGCCCTTGCTTAAAAAAGGCGATCCAGAAATCCTTTTAAGCTATGATGGGGATAAAGCAGGGCGGAATGCGGCTTATAAAGCGAGTTTGATGTTGGCTAAAGAGCAAAGAAAGGGGGGGGTGATTTTGTTTGAAAACAACCTAGATCCAGCGGATATGATCGCTAATGGCCAGATTGAAACCTTAAAAGACTTGTTATCGCGCCCCATGGCTTTTATTGAGTTTGTTTTAAGGTGCATGGCGGGTTCTTATGTTTTAGACGATCCTTTAGAAAAAGATAAGGCCCTTAAAGAAATGTTAGGGTTTTTGAAAAACTTTTCCTTGCTTTTACAAAGCGAATACAAGCCCTTAATCGCTACGCTTTTGCAAGCGCCTTTGCATGTTTTAGGGATTAGAGAGCCAGCCTCTTTTCAGCCTTTTTACTCCAAAACAGAAAAACCCAATCTTGCTCAAAAGTTCGCCCATGTTTCTAACACGCTCAGTTTGGAATTTTTAGAAAAACTGGTGATCCGCTACCTTTTAGAAGACAGAAGCCTATTGGATTTGGCGGTGGGTTATATCCATAGTGGGGTATTCTTGCATAAAAAACAAGAATTTGACGCTTTGTGTCAAGAAAAATTGGACGACCCTAAATTAGTTGCGTTATTATTAGATGCGAATTTACCCCTAAAAAAGGGGGGTTTTGAAAAGGAATTGCGTTTGTTGATTTTGCGCTATTTTGAGCGGCAACTCAAAGAAATCCCTAAAAGTTCGCTCCCTTTTAGCGAAAAAATGATCTTTTTAAAAAAGGCTCGCCAGGCCATTATGAAATTAAAACAAGGAGAATTAGTCGCCATATGA